The Coffea arabica cultivar ET-39 chromosome 3c, Coffea Arabica ET-39 HiFi, whole genome shotgun sequence genome contains a region encoding:
- the LOC113735559 gene encoding putative late blight resistance protein homolog R1A-3, translating to MTDDELLEFIDLILQNLADLTNDYMNWRIHKYDPLSAPLTAQVQDLEAKLTFLKSFIPFAKMRGTADIPALLLSHFEVVALTAARLSYMWSFWKNVEYRSTCSFKLLSIRAVDFHVYEIYKEVLAASNSSASLHTAVMDERILNNFNDSLISRLWELLCCSSSFVDSMKNQMRILYAGLRFLRSILREHHEMMDEQNEKIGALLGEAGIIIFTPTLSRVIEGEVSFSGSTQVLDFCDMLASTNIHIKNFKDQISGSSTIESLPNSSHSLRAPEVSRTSSRMLSKGKMPIDHEVMVGLDDEAEKVIEPLISSTIQSLPNSSHSLRAPEVSQTSSRMLSKGKMPIAREIMVGLDDEAAKVIGRLRWGSKQVEIVPIVGMAGLGKTTLAKKVYNDSSVTCHFHIRLWCTVSQEFNMKNVLLQILCSDGKHSRKDEFQNLDKHALLEKLYQRLLKNRYLVVFDDVWDIKVWNELRISFPDDKNQSRIIFTSRSSNVASQVQYGREPHKIRCLTVEESFELLQKKVFGEEEECPQALHELGMEIVKKCWGLPFAVVVVAGILATIKHDILLWEKFAESLTSTMVSGTDQWKKSLELSYEHLPYHLKACLLYFAAFPEDEKIGAKKLTCLWIAEGFVEIIEGEKSEDIAEEYLMDLIGRNLVMVGKNRSIGGVKTCYIHDLIFEFCKGKAKEKKFLQVLGGYDELSTFNEPPNLPRLSICSSVEDFIKSRLFCPHLASLLLFDATPRYDKLFNISFLFCIYKHLNVLNLEGINLRLKELPAEVESLLCLRYLALEAEDMQFIPPSIAKLSHLETFWLHSNLVVSLPDSIWNMKKLRHIHVRGRVAIHLPSNDNGVENLSTLPNLDTLSCLCLFKEGENLLRRIPNIRQLKISDYHTGNGVLNMSHLECLESLTWWGNYSSGSWEHVEVPFPMNLKKLSLENLGLPCSKMSLIEELPNLEVLELRLQSMEGQRWELMEGGFPKLRVLTLTYFKVVEWTETDPDSDDYFLCLQQLNLDSTRILKMMPSCLGRISTLETIEIDHCGDRVKSLVREIEEAQKNYGNVNLEIIID from the coding sequence ATGACAGATGATGAACTGTTGGAATTCATAGACCTCATCCTGCAAAATCTAGCAGATTTGACCAATGACTATATGAATTGGCGAATTCATAAATATGATCCTTTGAGTGCTCCTTTGACTGCTCAAGTCCAAGATCTTGAAGCAAAGCTGACATTCTTGAAAAGCTTTATTCCCTTTGCCAAAATGCGAGGAACCGCAGATATTCCTGCCTTGCTATTATCTCACTTTGAAGTGGTGGCTTTGACCGCAGCACGCCTCTCTTACATGTGGTCCTTTTGGAAAAATGTTGAGTACAGAAGTACTTGCAGCTTCAAACTCCTCAGCATCAGAGCGGTTGATTTTCATGTCTACGAGATTTATAAGGAAGTACTTGCAGCTTCAAACTCCTCAGCATCATTACATACAGCAGTGATGGATGAGCGGATATTGAACAACTTCAATGATTCTCTGATAAGTCGTCTCTGGGAGTTGTTATGCTGCAGCTCTAGCTTTGTAGATTCTATGAAAAATCAAATGCGAATACTCTATGCAGGCCTGAGGTTTTTGAGAAGCATTTTAAGGGAGCATCATGAGATGATGgatgaacaaaatgaaaaaattggagCTCTCCTTGGTGAGGCAGGCATTATAATATTCACGCCCACTCTGAGCAGAGTGATAGAAGGAGAAGTTAGCTTCTCAGGATCCACCCAGGTTCTTGATTTTTGTGATATGCTGGCTAGTACCAACATCCATATCAAGAATTTTAAGGATCAGATCAGTGGCTCAAGTACTATAGAGAGTCTTCCTAATTCCTCTCATAGCTTAAGAGCACCAGAAGTTAGCCGGACTTCCAGCCGCATGCTATCAAAAGGTAAAATGCCAATAGACCATGAAGTCATGGTTGGTCTTGATGATGAGGCAGAAAAAGTAATTGAACCACTTATCTCAAGTACTATACAGAGTCTTCCTAATTCCTCTCATAGCTTAAGAGCACCAGAAGTTAGCCAGACTTCCAGCCGCATGCTATCAAAAGGTAAAATGCCAATAGCTCGTGAAATCATGGTTGGTCTTGATGATGAGGCAGCAAAAGTAATTGGACGACTTAGATGGGGATCAAAACAGGTGGAAATTGTTCCCATTGTGGGAATGGCTGGGCTTGGTAAGACAACTTTAGCcaaaaaagtttacaatgataGTTCAGTAACCTGTCACTTCCACATTCGTCTTTGGTGTACTGTTTCTCAAGAATTTAACATGAAAAATGTGTTACTTCAAATTTTGTGCTCTGATGGCAAACATTCTAGGAAGGATGAGTTTCAAAATCTGGATAAACATGCGTTGCTTGAAAAGCTCTATCAAAGGCTATTGAAGAATCGGTATCTTGTTGTTTTTGATGATGTCTGGGACATTAAGGTATGGAATGAGCTGAGAATTTCATTCCCAGATGACAAAAACCAAAGTAGAATCATCTTCACGAGTCGATCTTCTAATGTAGCTTCACAGGTTCAATATGGTAGAGAACCTCACAAGATTCGCTGCCTTACTGTCGAAGAGAGTTTCGAATTGCTGCAGAAGAAGGTGTTTGGAGAAGAAGAGGAATGTCCTCAAGCGTTGCATGAATTGGGAATGGAGATTGTCAAAAAGTGCTGGGGATTACCCTTTGCAGTTGTTGTTGTAGCTGGAATTCTAGCAACAATAAAGCATGATATTTTGCTTTGGGAAAAGTTTGCTGAAAGTTTAACTTCAACCATGGTGTCTGGTACAGACCAGTGGAAGAAGTCATTGGAGCTCAGTTATGAGCATTTACCATATCACTTGAAGGCATGCTTGCTGTATTTTGCTGCATTTCCAGAAGATGAAAAAATTGGTGCCAAGAAGTTGACGTGTCTATGGATTGCAGAAGGATTTGTGGAAATAATTGAAGGAGAGAAATCAGAGGATATTGCAGAAGAATATCTGATggacctaattggccgaaaccTAGTTATGGTAGGTAAGAACAGGTCCATTGGTGGAGTCAAAACTTGTTACATTCACGATTTGATATTTGAGTTCTGTAAGGGCAAggcgaaagaaaagaaattcctTCAGGTCCTGGGAGGATATGATGAGCTTTCTACCTTTAATGAGCCTCCCAACCTACCTCGGTTGTCCATTTGCTCCAGTGTAGAAGATTTTATAAAGTCAAGGCTATTTTGTCCGCATTTAGCCAGTCTGCTACTCTTTGATGCTACTCCAAGATATGATAAGTTGTTTAATATCTCCTTCCTTTTTTGCATCTACAAACATCTTAACGTTCTGAATTTAGAGGGCATTAACCTAAGGCTGAAGGAGCTTCCAGCTGAAGTCGAGTCACTTCTTTGTTTGAGGTACTTAGCCCTTGAAGCAGAGGACATGCAATTCATTCCACCATCTATAGCCAAGCTCTCAcatttggaaaccttttggcTACATTCCAACTTGGTCGTTTCATTGCCAGATAGCATCTGGAACATGAAGAAGTTGAGGCATATACATGTAAGAGGGCGCGTTGCTATTCATCTGCCTTCCAACGACAACGGTGTTGAAAACCTCTCCACTTTACCCAATTTAGACACACTCTCTTGCTTGTGTCTTTTTAAAGAGGGAGAGAACTTATTGAGAAGGATTCCTAACATTCGCCAACTTAAAATTTCCGATTATCACACTGGAAATGGAGTGTTGAACATGAGTCATCTAGAATGCCTAGAATCACTCACCTGGTGGGGCAATTACTCCTCAGGTTCATGGGAACATGTTGAGGTTCCCTTTCCcatgaatttgaagaagttgagtCTTGAAAATCTGGGTCTTCCCTGTAGTAAAATGTCATTGATTGAAGAACTACCCAACCTTGAAGTCCTCGAATTAAGACTGCAGTCAATGGAGGGCCAAAGATGGGAGCTGATGGAAGGAGGATTCCCTAAACTCAGGGTCTTGACTTTGACATATTTTAAGGTTGTGGAGTGGACAGAGACGGACCCTGACAGTGATGATTACTTCCTGTGTCTTCAGCAATTAAATCTCGACAGTACTCGTATTTTGAAAATGATGCCTTCTTGTTTAGGGCGTATATCAACTCTTGAAACGATTGAGATCGACCATTGCGGAGATCGTGTCAAATCTTTAGTACGGGAAATTGAAGAAGCACAGAAAAATTATGGAAATGTGAATCTGGAGATCATCATAGATTGA